The following are encoded together in the Vigna angularis cultivar LongXiaoDou No.4 chromosome 9, ASM1680809v1, whole genome shotgun sequence genome:
- the LOC108320495 gene encoding protein CHUP1, chloroplastic: MERIIRFFGLITKEEKGMKPFLLKCGLALALTFAGLLYSHIGAKRIKPSPTSPKGHPSGHESEDNFVRGKKAASSSGTNLSEENVLDAEETCISKVIGKNSPLGLSLRTKRSGEKDEFIHPEFNDPIKDAEFGVIIEDSSFKKEVETPRSKVGSPMAYANVDKDDYEKEIRNLRSMIRMLQERERNLQFQLLEYCGIKEQQAAVMELQNRLKISNMEAKMFNLKFVTLQSENRRLEVQVADHAKLVSELETAKTKVKFLKKKIKYEAEQNREHIMNLKQKVAKLQDHEFKVAANEQEIQIKLKRLKDLECEIEQLRKSNLRLQIENSDLSRRLDSTQLLANAVLEEAETQALKEEGERLRQENEGLTKELEQLHADRCSDLEELVYLRWINACLRHELRSYQPPPGKTAARDLSKSLSPTSEKKAKQLILEYANNDGRGSVSDVDSDQWSSSQASCFTDCGEHDDYSLNDTSSEAKANNPSKSRIFGKLMKLIRGKDSQQQRDRVISKEKSISRVDSSSSHFSLSISTGNECLRSEYTTPSVTSRTSFDYNQATSMKDDSRRNSYSHTPGSSKNFSPMRRSSADSKNRLDSFSESPGMEKTNLVKYAEALKNSSEAPKHKSHRRSAAYSSF, from the exons ATGGAAAGAATAATTAGGTTTTTTGGTTTGATAACGAAAGAGGAAAAGGGTATGAAGCCTTTTCTTCTGAAATGTGGTTTGGCTTTGGCTCTTACCTTTGCTGGACTTCTCTACTCTCATATCGGAGCCAAGAGAATCAAACCTTCTCCTACTTCCCCCAAGGGACACCCTTCAG GTCATGAAAGCGAAGATAATTTTGTGAGAGGTAAAAAGGCTGCTTCTAGTTCTGGCACCAATCTTTCAGAGGAAAATGTTTTGGATGCT GAAGAAACATGCATCAGCAAGGTGATTGGTAAAAATTCCCCATTGGGTCTTTCTTTGAGGACTAAAAGAAGTGGAGAGAAAGATGAGTTCATCCATCCTGAATTTAATGATCCTATCAAGGATGCTGAATTTGGAGTCATCATTGAAGATAGTTCTTTTAAGAAAGAGGTAGAAACACCAAGGTCAAAAGTAGGATCTCCTATGGCATATGCAAATGTTGACAAAGATGACTATGAGAAAGAGATCAGGAACCTCAGGAGCATGATCAGAATGCTTCAAGAGAGGGAAAGAAACCTTCAGTTTCAACTGCTTGAGTACTGTGGCATTAAAGAGCAACAAGCAGCAGTGATGGAGCTCCAAAATAGATTGAAGATAAGTAATATGGAGGCTAAGATGTTCAATCTGAAGTTTGTGACCTTGCAGTCTGAGAATCGGAGATTGGAGGTACAAGTGGCTGATCATGCGAAACTGGTATCTGAGCTTGAGACTGCAAAAACGAAAGTTaagtttttgaagaagaaaattaagtATGAAGCTGAACAGAATAGGGAGCATATCATGAATCTTAAGCAAAAAGTTGCCAAGTTGCAGGATCATGAATTTAAAGTTGCTGCTAACGAACAAGAGATTCAAATTAAGCTGAAAAGGCTTAAGGATCTTGAGTGTGAGATAGAGCAATTGAGAAAATCTAATTTGAGACTCCAGATAGAAAATTCTGACTTATCTCGAAGATTGGATTCTACTCAGCTCCTTGCAAATGCTGTTCTAGAAGAAGCCGAG ACACAAGCTCTGAAGGAAGAAGGTGAACGTCTCAGACAAGAGAATGAAGGGTTGACGAAAGAACTTGAGCAATTACATGCAGATAGATGTTCAGATCTTGAAGAGTTAGTTTATTTGCGGTGGATAAATGCTTGCTTAAGACATGAACTACGAAGTTATCAGCCCCCACCTGGTAAAACAGCAGCAAGGGACTTAAGTAAAAGCTTGAGTCCTACCTCTGAGAAGAAAGCCAAGCAACTTATACTTGAATATGCAAACAATGATGGGCGAGGGAGCGTTTCTGATGTGGACTCTGACCAATGGTCCTCTTCACAGGCTTCTTGTTTCACAGACTGTGGTGAGCATGATGATTATTCTCTTAATGATACTTCATCTGAGGCCAAAGCTAACAATCCAAGCAAGTCAAGGATTTTTGGCAAGCTTATGAAGCTGATACGAGGCAAAGACAGCCAGCAACAACGTGATCGAGTTATATctaaagaaaaatcaatttccCGGGTAGATAGCAGCAGTTCACATTTCAGCTTGAGTATATCAACTGGAAATGAGTGTCTTAGGAGCGAATATACGACTCCCTCTGTCACTTCTAGAACTTCCTTTGATTATAACCAAGCCACGAGTATGAAGGATGATAGTAGGAGAAATTCATATAGCCATACCCCAGGAAGCTCCAAGAATTTCAGTCCAATGAGAAGAAGTTCAGCAGATTCCAAAAACCGCCTCGATTCTTTCTCAGAATCCCCTGGCATGGAGAAAACTAATTTGGTCAAATATGCTGAAGCTTTAAAAAATTCCAGTGAAGCCCCCAAACATAAATCACACAGAAGATCAGCAGCATATAGTTCGTTTTAA
- the LOC108320476 gene encoding GDSL esterase/lipase APG, with translation MMNIALLVQLFAFSFLSCVYAQDTTTLVPAIVTFGDSAVDVGNNDYLPTIYKANYPPYGRDFANHQPTGRFCNGKLATDITAETLGFKTYAPAYLSPQASGKNLLIGANFASAASGYDENAAILNHAIPLSQQLSYFKEYQGKLAKVAGSQKAASIIKDALYVLSAGSSDFVQNYYVNPWINKVYTPDQYGSFLVGSFTSFVKDLYKLGGRRLGVTSLPPLGCLPAARTLFGFHENGCVSRINSDAQAFNKKINSAVANLQKQLPGLKIAVFDIYKPLYDLVQSPSKFGFVEANRGCCGTGTVETTSLLCNQKSPGTCSNATQYVFWDSVHPSQAANQVLADSLIIQGISLIT, from the exons ATGATGAACATTGCACTTCTTGTTCAACTCTTTGCATTTTCCTTCCTTAGTTGTGTGTATGCACAAGACACCACCACCCTTGTGCCTGCCATCGTAACATTTGGTGATTCTGCTGTGGATGTAGGAAATAATGACTATCTTCCCACAATTTATAAGGCTAATTACCCTCCCTATGGGAGAGACTTTGCTAACCACCAACCAACTGGGAGGTTCTGCAATGGCAAATTAGCTACTGATATCACTG CTGAGACGTTGGGTTTTAAGACCTATGCTCCTGCATATCTTAGCCCACAGGCGTCAGGGAAAAACCTCCTTATTGGAGCAAACTTTGCTTCTGCTGCATCTGGTTATGATGAAAATGCTGCTATTTTGAAT CATGCAATTCCATTGTCCCAACAGTTAAGTTATTTCAAGGAATACCAAGGCAAGCTGGCCAAGGTAGCTGGCAGTCAAAAGGCAGCCTCAATTATCAAAGATGCATTGTACGTGCTCAGTGCTGGCAGCAGCGACTTTGTGCAAAACTATTACGTCAATCCTTGGATCAACAAAGTATACACACCTGACCAGTATGGCTCCTTCTTAGTTGGTTCGTTCACCAGTTTTGTTAAG GACTTGTATAAATTGGGAGGCAGGAGACTTGGAGTGACTTCACTCCCACCATTGGGTTGCCTACCTGCTGCAAGGACTTTATTTGGTTTCCATGAGAATGGTTGTGTCTCAAGAATCAACTCTGATGCCCAAGCATTTAACAAGAAGATCAACTCAGCTGTAGCAAATCTTCAAAAGCAACTTCCGGGTCTCAAGATTGCTGTTTTTGACATTTACAAGCCTCTCTATGACCTTGTTCAATCCCCTTCAAAATTTG GTTTTGTGGAGGCAAACAGAGGTTGCTGTGGTACCGGGACTGTGGAGACAACATCTTTGTTGTGTAATCAAAAATCACCTGGAACTTGTTCTAATGCCACCCAGTATGTGTTTTGGGATAGTGTCCATCCTTCACAAGCAGCTAACCAAGTTCTAGCTGATTCATTAATTATCCAAGGCATAAGTCTTATCACATAA